One genomic region from Pyrobaculum islandicum DSM 4184 encodes:
- the prpB gene encoding methylisocitrate lyase, producing the protein MLFRKRVFEGAKILREEIKKPGIVLVPGVFNALTALMAQSLGFKAVYVSGAAVTASMALPDLGLITMDEMVRIVKYIVDAVDIPVIVDIDTGYGEALNVMRAVREFEAIGAAGVQLEDQVLPKKCGHLSGKALIPPDEMAKKIRAAVEARRSPDFVIIARTDAVGVTGFDDAVERALLYLEAGADVIFPEALRTEEEFREFAQRVRAPLLANMTEFGVSPLIPAKKLEEFGYKFVIFPVTALRVAMYAIREVFKTILEEGTQASWINKMLTRKELYDLIKYYDYEKLDTDIARYIDNIYKKIKK; encoded by the coding sequence ATGTTATTTAGAAAGAGAGTATTTGAGGGTGCAAAGATATTGCGCGAAGAGATAAAAAAACCAGGTATTGTTTTAGTCCCTGGGGTTTTTAACGCATTGACGGCTCTTATGGCTCAGAGTCTAGGTTTTAAGGCAGTTTACGTATCTGGAGCAGCTGTTACGGCCTCTATGGCTCTGCCCGACTTGGGGTTGATTACTATGGATGAAATGGTAAGAATCGTGAAATATATCGTAGATGCCGTGGATATACCAGTTATAGTAGATATAGACACCGGATATGGAGAGGCATTAAATGTTATGAGAGCTGTTAGAGAGTTTGAAGCAATAGGAGCCGCGGGAGTGCAATTGGAAGATCAAGTATTGCCAAAGAAATGCGGTCACTTAAGCGGCAAGGCTTTAATCCCACCTGATGAAATGGCGAAAAAAATACGGGCTGCCGTTGAGGCCAGGAGGAGCCCTGACTTTGTGATAATTGCAAGAACGGATGCGGTCGGCGTCACGGGATTCGATGATGCAGTAGAGCGAGCGCTTCTGTACCTTGAAGCAGGCGCAGATGTCATCTTCCCAGAAGCACTGAGGACGGAGGAGGAGTTTAGAGAATTTGCACAGAGGGTAAGAGCCCCCCTCCTGGCCAATATGACGGAGTTTGGCGTCTCGCCTCTCATACCAGCTAAAAAGCTGGAGGAATTTGGTTATAAATTTGTGATTTTTCCCGTAACGGCGTTAAGAGTAGCCATGTACGCCATTAGGGAGGTATTTAAGACGATTTTAGAAGAGGGGACCCAAGCGTCGTGGATAAACAAAATGCTTACGCGAAAAGAGCTTTACGATTTGATAAAATATTATGATTATGAAAAGCTAGATACAGATATAGCGAGATATATAGACAACATTTATAAAAAAATAAAAAAATGA
- a CDS encoding MmgE/PrpD family protein: protein MDRITKILAEYTIHTDFSKIPSETRHEVKRRVIDSIAVAFAAYTSEPVALARRIASKFSTSEGARIMGTRYRVSPDWATFVNGVMIRYHDYNDTYLSKEPLHPSDLIAAALSIGEYVNSRGADLIAAIAIGYEAAVTFCDGGTLRKRGWDHVNFLGIGSTLAAAKLLGLDTVGIQHALALYAVPHAAMRQTRVGELSMWKGAAAANASRNAVFATLLAREGFTGPYKPFEGEMGFFRQLLQGDFDVSVLQNMEELKPPRRILDTYIKPYPVEYHAQTAVEAALRLREKVRLEEIEKIRIDTYEAAYTIIGPKDPEKWDPHTKETADHSIMWVTAAALVWGPIKIEHYRDIRNPTVLSLMKKMEVNLDPELDKLYPQAFPTVITVVTKGGSKYTERVDYAKGHPKNPMSDRELEDKFNMLTRDVMPEEVRRRVLNILWRLENYSVTELLDALAL, encoded by the coding sequence ATGGATAGAATAACCAAGATCCTTGCTGAATATACGATACACACAGACTTTTCTAAAATACCTTCTGAAACAAGACACGAAGTTAAACGTAGAGTTATAGACTCTATTGCTGTCGCATTTGCAGCATATACCTCAGAGCCTGTGGCGTTGGCACGACGCATCGCTTCTAAGTTTTCGACTAGTGAGGGCGCGCGGATAATGGGTACGCGCTATAGAGTTTCTCCAGATTGGGCAACTTTTGTAAATGGAGTTATGATACGCTACCATGATTACAACGACACCTACCTATCAAAAGAGCCGCTACACCCAAGTGATTTAATCGCTGCAGCTCTATCTATAGGCGAATATGTCAACAGCAGAGGGGCGGATCTTATAGCTGCAATTGCTATAGGCTACGAAGCCGCTGTTACCTTCTGCGACGGCGGCACATTGCGAAAAAGGGGGTGGGATCATGTGAACTTCCTAGGTATAGGTAGCACGTTAGCAGCAGCAAAACTACTAGGCCTTGATACAGTCGGAATTCAACACGCACTCGCATTGTACGCTGTACCTCACGCCGCTATGCGGCAGACAAGAGTTGGCGAATTAAGCATGTGGAAAGGCGCCGCTGCTGCTAATGCCAGCAGAAACGCCGTCTTTGCAACACTACTGGCGCGCGAAGGCTTTACAGGTCCCTATAAGCCTTTCGAAGGCGAGATGGGTTTCTTTAGACAATTACTACAGGGAGATTTTGACGTCTCTGTATTACAGAATATGGAGGAGCTCAAGCCTCCGCGGCGAATACTTGATACATACATAAAGCCGTATCCTGTGGAGTATCACGCACAGACGGCCGTAGAGGCTGCTCTCAGATTAAGAGAGAAAGTGAGGTTAGAAGAAATTGAAAAAATAAGGATCGACACATATGAGGCAGCATACACAATTATAGGGCCAAAGGATCCTGAAAAGTGGGATCCACATACAAAGGAGACAGCTGATCACTCAATTATGTGGGTTACAGCAGCCGCGCTTGTCTGGGGTCCTATAAAAATTGAACATTATAGAGACATCAGAAACCCTACTGTGTTATCTTTAATGAAGAAGATGGAGGTAAATCTGGATCCGGAGCTAGATAAATTATATCCCCAAGCCTTCCCAACTGTTATTACGGTGGTTACCAAAGGCGGTTCTAAATACACAGAGAGAGTAGACTACGCTAAGGGTCATCCAAAGAACCCCATGTCGGACAGAGAGCTAGAGGATAAATTTAACATGTTAACTAGAGATGTCATGCCAGAAGAGGTCAGACGGAGAGTTCTCAATATCCTCTGGAGACTCGAGAACTATAGCGTAACGGAATTGTTAGACGCCTTGGCTCTTTAG
- a CDS encoding 50S ribosomal protein L38e has protein sequence MPKELFLVELWKKYGEQAEEIRVKRYPEYVKLKARLSHYMYTIKLPPEKAEQILSELRTKKIEIREV, from the coding sequence ATGCCTAAAGAGCTCTTTTTAGTCGAGCTTTGGAAGAAGTACGGCGAGCAGGCTGAGGAGATTAGAGTAAAACGGTATCCCGAATATGTTAAGTTAAAAGCCAGGCTGTCCCATTACATGTATACCATAAAGCTACCGCCTGAAAAAGCGGAACAGATATTATCCGAGTTGAGGACTAAGAAAATCGAAATAAGGGAGGTTTGA
- the rpl12p gene encoding 50S ribosomal protein P1: protein MEYIYGALLLHYAKQEINEENLTKVLQAAGITPDEVRIKTLVAALKEINIEEAIKSAAFAPMVAAPSVATAAPASAPSTPVAKAEEKKKEEEEKKGPSEEEIAGSLASLF, encoded by the coding sequence ATGGAGTACATATATGGTGCCCTGTTGTTACACTATGCAAAACAAGAGATAAATGAAGAAAACTTGACTAAAGTATTACAAGCAGCTGGCATAACGCCAGATGAGGTAAGAATTAAGACTCTCGTGGCGGCTCTCAAAGAGATAAACATTGAAGAAGCCATAAAGTCTGCCGCCTTTGCGCCTATGGTAGCGGCGCCTTCCGTAGCAACTGCCGCCCCCGCAAGCGCCCCCTCGACTCCTGTTGCCAAAGCTGAGGAGAAGAAAAAGGAGGAGGAAGAGAAGAAGGGGCCGAGCGAGGAGGAAATCGCCGGATCTCTTGCCTCACTGTTTTAA
- a CDS encoding family 1 glycosylhydrolase: MQIGAAVSPYQHFGFCKCDMLDEPGAYHILFYEEDFDIAKAVGLDVFRTGIEWAIIEPREGYYDKEALKLFNEYLSSIKRRGIKTWVTLHHFTNPRWVWKYGGWESKDVTRRFLSYVDYVARELGGLIDVALIFNEPSMYTFLAYIRGDLPPYGFMSLKHMRRALSNINETILMARDILKNYGVVKSFTHSFTKFESKNAIFKPIIYFINRLNSKYLAMFKEMDYTSINFYVVGRYEDFSMRFLYRPKSLLEIKPPTPLAVTEFGIATRDEELRYRYLCSMAHVFKEVKPIVAIWWSFLHGYEWGLGYQPFFALVDIKGTRRILTRLAKVFRTTLENPPRCEFVERDAGLEWRWHL, translated from the coding sequence GTGCAGATAGGCGCGGCCGTATCTCCATATCAACACTTCGGGTTTTGTAAATGCGATATGCTTGACGAGCCTGGCGCATATCACATACTTTTTTATGAGGAAGATTTCGATATCGCCAAGGCAGTGGGCCTAGATGTATTTAGAACAGGAATTGAATGGGCTATAATAGAGCCTAGAGAGGGCTATTACGACAAAGAAGCTCTCAAGCTTTTTAACGAATATCTATCGTCTATCAAGAGACGCGGTATAAAGACTTGGGTTACGTTACACCATTTTACAAATCCTAGATGGGTGTGGAAATATGGCGGTTGGGAGTCTAAAGACGTGACAAGGAGATTTTTGTCATATGTAGATTATGTTGCAAGAGAGCTTGGAGGTCTAATCGACGTAGCTTTAATATTTAACGAGCCAAGTATGTACACATTTCTCGCATACATTAGAGGCGACTTGCCACCGTATGGTTTCATGTCGCTTAAACATATGAGAAGGGCACTATCAAACATAAATGAGACTATTCTCATGGCTAGAGACATATTAAAAAACTATGGCGTAGTAAAATCTTTTACACATTCATTTACAAAGTTTGAGTCTAAAAATGCTATATTTAAACCGATTATCTATTTTATAAATAGGTTAAACTCAAAATACTTAGCAATGTTTAAAGAAATGGATTATACATCTATAAATTTTTATGTCGTAGGTAGATATGAAGATTTTTCAATGCGCTTCCTATACAGACCTAAGAGTTTGTTAGAAATAAAACCGCCCACGCCTCTCGCAGTGACAGAGTTTGGAATAGCCACAAGAGATGAAGAGCTTAGGTATAGATACCTCTGCTCTATGGCACACGTATTTAAAGAAGTAAAGCCTATTGTTGCAATTTGGTGGAGTTTTTTGCATGGCTATGAATGGGGACTAGGATATCAGCCTTTTTTCGCGCTTGTTGATATAAAAGGCACTAGACGTATATTAACACGGTTAGCTAAGGTCTTTAGGACGACTCTGGAGAATCCCCCCCGTTGCGAGTTTGTGGAGAGAGACGCCGGGCTTGAATGGCGTTGGCACCTATAG
- a CDS encoding ERCC4 domain-containing protein — protein sequence MQNPVVLVDTREHAEEIIRYIKEGGCSVIKTKLEIGDYIAGEFIFERKRVDDFINSIIDGRLFSQAERLREVDFRPLIIIEGDLWEELKVRKISPNAILGAQLALYKMGVGIVYTESREQSGVIICLAARKSRSNKIKTPTTKKKTDVKSLQIALLASLPGVGPRRAEELLKKYGTPLNAIINYKSWDIDEKRHILIKRILETPYTSTSSLDKYL from the coding sequence GTGCAAAACCCAGTAGTTCTTGTTGATACTAGGGAACACGCTGAAGAAATTATACGATACATAAAGGAGGGTGGGTGTTCGGTAATTAAGACTAAGCTTGAGATCGGCGATTACATAGCAGGTGAGTTTATTTTTGAAAGAAAGAGAGTTGACGACTTTATAAATTCGATAATTGACGGCCGGCTTTTCAGCCAAGCAGAAAGACTTAGAGAAGTCGATTTCAGACCTTTAATAATTATCGAAGGAGACCTCTGGGAAGAGCTTAAAGTAAGAAAGATATCTCCCAACGCTATTCTTGGAGCACAACTAGCTCTCTATAAGATGGGGGTTGGAATTGTGTATACAGAAAGTAGAGAGCAAAGTGGTGTAATCATATGTCTAGCGGCTAGAAAGAGCAGAAGTAATAAGATTAAGACTCCCACCACTAAGAAGAAGACAGATGTAAAAAGTCTACAAATAGCTTTATTAGCTTCGCTACCTGGCGTTGGGCCTAGACGTGCAGAAGAGCTTTTGAAGAAATACGGCACTCCTCTAAATGCAATAATAAACTATAAGTCTTGGGATATTGACGAAAAAAGACATATCCTTATAAAACGTATATTAGAAACACCATATACGTCGACTTCCTCACTTGACAAATATCTATAG
- a CDS encoding type II glyceraldehyde-3-phosphate dehydrogenase, which yields MIKVGIIGYGTIGKRIADAVAMQDDMKVVGVLKVTPDYEAKIALARGFPIYTYSDRFDKFKKAGIEPAGTIEDLIKASDIIIDASPEDVGRENKEKYYQRYDKPVIFQGGEEADVADVSFNALANYEEAKGRRYVRVVSCNTTGITRVLTSLILNGIGIKKARIFIARRGADPKEHKKGPINDVVPNPATVPSHHGPDVQTILKDIDIVTMAIAVPVTIMHMHMAYIELSSTYTKDAVIEAFVKTPRIFLADVGSGFQSLAHVIEYARDLGRSRSDFPEVAIFRDSVTIRGNELYLMYGVHQESIVVPENVDAIRAVLGILPKWRSIEKTDKTLKLITEGKVYG from the coding sequence ATGATAAAAGTAGGAATTATAGGCTACGGCACAATAGGTAAGAGAATAGCAGATGCGGTAGCAATGCAAGACGATATGAAAGTAGTCGGCGTGTTAAAAGTCACGCCAGACTACGAGGCTAAGATAGCGTTGGCACGCGGCTTTCCAATATATACATACTCTGACAGATTTGATAAATTTAAAAAAGCTGGCATAGAGCCAGCAGGTACGATCGAAGATTTAATCAAAGCGTCTGATATAATAATTGATGCCTCGCCGGAGGACGTAGGGCGTGAGAACAAAGAGAAGTATTATCAAAGGTATGACAAACCTGTAATTTTCCAGGGAGGCGAAGAAGCAGATGTAGCTGACGTAAGCTTTAACGCCTTGGCTAATTACGAAGAAGCGAAAGGGAGACGCTATGTGAGAGTGGTAAGTTGTAACACGACAGGAATCACTAGAGTTCTCACATCTTTGATCTTGAATGGGATAGGCATTAAAAAGGCGAGGATATTTATCGCCAGGAGAGGCGCAGATCCTAAGGAGCATAAGAAGGGGCCTATTAATGACGTTGTGCCCAACCCGGCTACTGTGCCCAGCCACCACGGGCCTGATGTACAGACAATACTCAAAGATATCGACATTGTAACGATGGCAATAGCTGTGCCTGTTACAATAATGCATATGCACATGGCATACATAGAACTAAGCTCTACATATACAAAAGATGCCGTGATAGAGGCTTTTGTAAAAACTCCACGTATCTTTTTGGCAGATGTAGGGTCTGGATTTCAAAGCTTGGCGCATGTTATAGAATATGCCAGAGATTTGGGAAGGTCGAGAAGCGACTTCCCAGAGGTTGCCATCTTTAGAGATTCGGTTACTATACGTGGAAACGAGCTTTACCTAATGTACGGCGTACATCAAGAATCTATCGTAGTCCCTGAAAACGTTGATGCTATAAGAGCAGTCTTAGGCATATTGCCTAAGTGGCGCTCAATTGAGAAAACAGATAAAACTCTTAAGTTAATTACAGAGGGTAAGGTATATGGTTGA
- a CDS encoding universal stress protein has product MVDEPSYELAYKFRRILVPISPMNPVRLRELLNVAADFGERYGADIVFLYVSISENDPTAEQLKTTVEEFMNKKGIKHFFKVRKMGEGETVASEIVKELSENSYDMVILLSRGYYGASALLYNSTSVAVALAANTSVLILR; this is encoded by the coding sequence ATGGTTGACGAGCCGTCATACGAGCTTGCCTATAAATTCAGACGTATACTTGTGCCTATTTCGCCGATGAATCCAGTAAGACTAAGAGAGTTGTTAAATGTAGCGGCAGACTTCGGCGAGAGATACGGTGCTGATATAGTATTCCTGTACGTATCTATTAGTGAAAACGACCCAACGGCTGAACAATTAAAGACTACAGTAGAAGAATTTATGAACAAGAAAGGCATTAAACATTTTTTCAAAGTTAGGAAAATGGGTGAGGGGGAGACAGTTGCGTCTGAGATTGTAAAGGAGCTTTCTGAAAATAGTTATGATATGGTGATTCTTTTATCAAGGGGCTACTACGGCGCCTCTGCCCTTCTATACAATAGTACATCTGTCGCAGTTGCGTTGGCGGCCAACACTTCGGTGTTAATACTGCGGTAG
- a CDS encoding ATP:cob(I)alamin adenosyltransferase, producing the protein MLSKPCLILFSCPGDGGDTTVYWRGETRHVKKDDPVVKLYGALDTAVTYAHKAANVLQRPQARIMRLVAFSLMELGFYIATGKAEYLDTATALYKRALKLVYAVAPDEPLRSWLVCASPECSAIDEARVWIRWAERRAVTLGEQAVAKLLNQLSNLVFEVMRTLPHIKYRHRDIR; encoded by the coding sequence GTGCTGTCTAAGCCCTGTCTAATACTCTTTTCCTGTCCTGGCGACGGTGGAGATACGACCGTGTACTGGAGGGGGGAGACGCGTCACGTCAAAAAAGACGACCCAGTAGTTAAGCTGTACGGCGCCCTCGATACAGCGGTGACATATGCCCATAAGGCGGCGAACGTCCTCCAGAGGCCACAAGCGCGGATTATGAGACTTGTCGCATTCTCGCTTATGGAGCTCGGCTTCTACATAGCTACGGGGAAAGCGGAGTATCTAGACACGGCCACTGCTTTGTATAAACGCGCGCTTAAGCTAGTATATGCGGTCGCGCCGGATGAGCCGCTGAGGAGTTGGCTAGTTTGCGCATCTCCAGAATGTAGCGCAATAGACGAGGCCAGGGTGTGGATTAGGTGGGCCGAGAGGAGAGCCGTAACACTTGGGGAGCAAGCAGTGGCCAAGCTCCTCAATCAGCTCTCCAACCTCGTCTTCGAAGTCATGAGAACACTCCCACACATAAAATACAGACATAGAGATATCAGATAA
- a CDS encoding DUF2208 family protein — translation MRRAIISILSILIFAAILTFFPASYFEAILLYLILFFVISIVLSYKTYRRGLTTVQEISKGKPIIEIDEKEINKLIEKDKELYKEYRKFTKASLMPLLTLPIFIILATLLFPVVPHVVESSLGPLIGTTIARFLGYVTLFGLFAIVSIPLFKPPMVPRIVRSLRVYETGIVIDKTFGFKAPLYVSEYRISEERKFIEFKLNNQIFRVYYKDIKELDSILSKLIKPLKQ, via the coding sequence ATGAGGCGTGCCATCATAAGTATTTTGTCAATTCTAATTTTTGCGGCAATACTAACATTCTTCCCGGCTAGTTATTTTGAAGCAATATTATTATACTTGATATTGTTCTTTGTAATATCAATAGTGCTCAGCTACAAGACTTATAGAAGGGGGTTGACAACGGTACAGGAAATCTCTAAGGGGAAGCCTATCATTGAAATAGATGAAAAAGAAATCAATAAACTTATAGAAAAAGATAAAGAACTCTATAAGGAGTATAGAAAATTCACAAAAGCATCTCTTATGCCACTACTAACACTCCCAATATTTATCATATTGGCTACTCTCCTCTTTCCAGTAGTGCCCCACGTCGTAGAATCCTCGCTAGGACCACTTATCGGTACTACAATAGCGAGGTTTCTAGGCTATGTAACTCTTTTCGGTCTTTTCGCAATTGTTTCAATACCTTTATTCAAACCGCCTATGGTTCCAAGAATTGTCAGAAGTCTCAGAGTATACGAAACTGGAATAGTAATTGACAAGACTTTTGGCTTTAAAGCCCCGCTTTATGTCAGCGAGTATAGAATTAGTGAAGAACGTAAATTTATAGAATTTAAGCTCAATAACCAAATATTTAGAGTCTATTACAAAGATATAAAAGAGCTTGATAGTATTTTGTCTAAGCTTATAAAGCCTTTAAAACAGTGA
- a CDS encoding NAD(P)/FAD-dependent oxidoreductase translates to MDVDYDVVIVGAGIAGLSAALYTARQKLKTLVISKDLGGQLNMTTLIENYPAIHKISGPELAKRVEQQARAFGAEVIFDEVNSIEKVGDIFVVKTWGGDEYKALAVILAFGKTPKELGVPGETKFKNRGVSYCTICDAPFFKGQDVALVSWGDLAREPATILSSIANKFYWIFPSEKPIHDDEFIEQIKRLGKAVFIPNSEVVEIRGDTKVRSIIIKNKKTGEIQEIPVAAIFIEAGYVTRSDFVKHLVDLNERGEIIADWEGKTKTPGVFAAGDIVAYPYKQAVISAAMGVAAALSATAYIMKLKGKTVYSLVDWRAEKK, encoded by the coding sequence ATGGATGTAGATTACGACGTAGTGATAGTTGGTGCAGGTATTGCCGGTCTCTCTGCCGCGCTATATACTGCACGTCAGAAGCTAAAAACTTTAGTAATAAGTAAAGATCTTGGGGGACAGCTCAATATGACAACGCTAATAGAAAATTATCCCGCCATACACAAGATCTCCGGGCCCGAACTCGCGAAAAGAGTAGAACAACAAGCACGAGCCTTTGGAGCAGAGGTAATATTCGACGAGGTGAATTCTATAGAAAAAGTTGGCGATATCTTTGTCGTTAAGACTTGGGGAGGCGATGAGTATAAGGCTTTGGCGGTAATTCTCGCCTTCGGGAAGACGCCGAAAGAACTAGGAGTGCCTGGAGAGACGAAGTTTAAGAACAGAGGTGTCTCATATTGTACAATATGCGATGCGCCGTTTTTCAAAGGCCAAGACGTGGCTCTGGTAAGCTGGGGCGATTTAGCCAGAGAGCCGGCTACCATTCTATCTTCTATAGCTAACAAGTTCTACTGGATTTTTCCATCCGAGAAACCCATTCACGACGACGAGTTTATAGAACAGATAAAGAGGTTAGGGAAAGCAGTATTTATCCCAAATAGCGAAGTTGTAGAAATAAGAGGTGATACAAAAGTGAGATCTATTATTATCAAAAATAAGAAGACAGGAGAGATACAGGAGATACCAGTAGCGGCAATTTTTATAGAGGCCGGCTATGTCACCAGAAGTGACTTCGTAAAACATCTCGTGGATCTAAATGAGAGGGGAGAAATAATAGCCGATTGGGAAGGCAAGACTAAGACCCCAGGAGTATTTGCAGCGGGCGATATAGTGGCATACCCATATAAACAAGCGGTAATCTCAGCCGCAATGGGGGTGGCCGCAGCTTTATCGGCCACGGCCTATATAATGAAACTAAAGGGGAAAACAGTCTATTCGCTTGTAGATTGGCGCGCCGAGAAGAAGTAA
- a CDS encoding 30S ribosomal protein S17 translates to MTVVKLQNRPKIGDVITLPNGRKVEVRDIGIPYILPPNAVCDDPLCPWHGHLKIRLKLLEVTVEKVRMHKAAVVLHEWVHYIRKYNRYERRRRRIHVRVPECIEVKPGDKVIIAETRPLAKTISWVVIGKKEDVTVWKAKHEVLQTD, encoded by the coding sequence ATGACAGTTGTAAAACTCCAAAATAGGCCTAAAATTGGCGACGTTATTACTCTACCTAATGGGAGAAAGGTAGAGGTTAGAGATATAGGCATTCCCTATATACTCCCACCAAATGCGGTATGCGACGACCCTCTTTGCCCATGGCATGGCCATCTTAAAATAAGGCTGAAGTTGTTAGAAGTGACTGTCGAGAAGGTGAGGATGCATAAAGCCGCTGTTGTGTTACACGAGTGGGTCCACTATATACGTAAGTACAATCGTTATGAGCGGCGGAGGAGGAGGATACACGTTAGGGTACCTGAATGTATAGAAGTGAAGCCAGGAGACAAGGTAATAATCGCAGAAACTAGACCACTTGCAAAAACAATATCGTGGGTAGTGATAGGGAAAAAAGAGGATGTTACTGTGTGGAAAGCTAAACACGAAGTTTTACAAACAGACTAG
- a CDS encoding phosphoglycerate kinase: protein MLLSDIINQLVTMDKCLKKDKVAFIRIDINSPIVNGKIIDDFRIRAHTVTLRLALDAGLKVVVLAHQGRPGQDDFTSLELHKPLLEKYLERPIKFVDDVIGPEARKQIKELKGGEILLLENVRMLSEEVIEKVPEAQAETMLVRKLAPLGDYFIFDGFAVAHRSQPSVVGFPIVMPSCMGYVFEKELRALATVFEKRGKGVTLIAGGAKIPDTLKAIEQLLKNGLVETVAVGGLVGFVFAVAKYGVVNNLLRQEIEKGGFLPYIDKARYILDKYGSQIHTPIDFAINRNGRIDIDIYSLTQVPLDIGRSTIIQFKEIIRQSDIVIFSGPMGYIEDEKFAMGTIELLRAGADRNLILGGGHTIFAAEKAGVISKAFHVSTGGRAFIQTIGGEEMPAVKALLISAKKFWA from the coding sequence ATGTTACTTAGTGATATTATAAATCAGCTAGTTACTATGGATAAATGTTTAAAAAAAGATAAAGTGGCATTTATTAGAATAGATATAAATTCGCCAATAGTTAATGGAAAAATAATAGATGATTTTAGAATAAGAGCACATACGGTCACGCTTCGTTTAGCCCTAGACGCTGGTTTAAAAGTTGTTGTTTTAGCTCACCAAGGCAGACCAGGACAAGACGATTTTACATCGCTAGAGTTGCACAAACCTCTTCTTGAAAAGTATCTAGAAAGACCCATTAAGTTTGTTGACGATGTTATAGGGCCTGAGGCTAGGAAGCAAATAAAGGAGTTAAAAGGCGGCGAGATACTTTTGTTAGAAAATGTAAGAATGTTATCTGAGGAAGTTATTGAAAAGGTCCCAGAGGCGCAAGCAGAAACTATGCTAGTCCGTAAGTTGGCTCCTCTAGGCGATTATTTTATTTTCGACGGTTTTGCGGTAGCCCATAGGTCTCAGCCAAGTGTCGTCGGATTTCCTATCGTAATGCCGTCTTGCATGGGTTATGTATTTGAAAAAGAGCTCAGGGCGTTGGCTACAGTATTTGAAAAGCGGGGAAAAGGCGTGACGTTAATAGCAGGAGGTGCTAAGATACCAGATACTCTAAAGGCGATTGAACAGCTTTTGAAAAACGGCTTAGTAGAGACCGTGGCTGTAGGAGGGTTAGTTGGGTTTGTATTTGCTGTAGCTAAATATGGTGTCGTGAATAACTTATTAAGACAGGAGATTGAAAAAGGAGGTTTCTTGCCTTATATAGATAAAGCTAGGTACATACTTGACAAATACGGATCCCAGATTCACACGCCAATTGATTTTGCCATAAATAGAAATGGTAGAATTGATATAGATATATATTCTCTTACACAAGTTCCGCTAGATATTGGTAGATCTACTATTATTCAGTTCAAAGAAATTATTAGACAAAGTGATATTGTGATTTTTAGCGGTCCCATGGGCTATATAGAAGATGAAAAATTTGCCATGGGCACTATAGAGTTATTAAGAGCAGGCGCCGATAGGAATCTTATACTCGGCGGGGGACACACGATATTTGCGGCTGAGAAAGCTGGTGTCATAAGTAAGGCTTTTCACGTATCGACGGGAGGCCGTGCGTTTATACAAACAATAGGAGGTGAAGAAATGCCAGCGGTAAAAGCGTTATTAATCTCTGCAAAGAAGTTCTGGGCATGA
- a CDS encoding 30S ribosomal protein S19: MSSKEKEQEAEKGKQGWIIPTVIPPEEWSTFRYRGKTLEELLNMPMDEFIKLLPARQRRSLKRGLKPEHRKLLEKIRKAKKLMAQGKKVVIKTHCRDMIILPEMVGLTIHVYNGITYIPVFISPWHIGHYLGEFAITTKIVQHGEPGLKATRSSLHIAAK, translated from the coding sequence ATGTCTTCAAAAGAAAAAGAACAAGAAGCCGAAAAGGGAAAACAGGGGTGGATTATTCCCACGGTTATACCACCGGAAGAGTGGAGCACCTTTAGATATCGAGGAAAGACTCTTGAGGAGTTATTAAACATGCCGATGGACGAATTTATAAAACTCCTCCCAGCGCGACAGAGAAGAAGTCTAAAGAGGGGGCTAAAGCCAGAACATAGAAAACTCCTCGAAAAAATAAGAAAGGCAAAGAAACTAATGGCACAAGGCAAGAAAGTGGTAATAAAAACCCATTGTAGAGATATGATAATATTACCGGAAATGGTGGGCCTTACGATACATGTCTATAATGGGATTACGTATATCCCAGTCTTTATATCGCCTTGGCATATAGGACATTATCTAGGCGAATTTGCAATTACGACGAAAATCGTGCAACACGGCGAACCCGGCCTAAAGGCTACGAGATCTTCATTACACATAGCTGCTAAATAG